From the Acetobacter aceti genome, one window contains:
- a CDS encoding polysaccharide biosynthesis tyrosine autokinase: protein MNAVQPTSFDRISEPPPDLSQVSPLKIFEIIRERWLIISLVATVLAVPALAVVMTLPAYYDASSSLMIGTRQAEFRDLQATQGALDVDAVAINTEVGIIKSQSIAKAVAERLKLVDDPYFRAQMEKKSLKTRISGWISKVTGSALPEKPLTPAEKLQVVRDLLGRNVTILNDGRSYLIMVNVRTGRPDLSASIANAFADVYLDFKRHMKIASTWRSNSLLDEQIIPLRERLRKAEQAVENYREKNGLIAAEITHSGSPNAPSGVTVTDQQLVEINRALIAAQADLTAKRARANQMAGDTASTTDVLSSPIIQQLQGQQAMLNARVASLASTAGDANPELQAARAAAAHVRAQISQITSQITTSTDKDLRSAEMRVAALKDEVEKLQQHVARENDANVTLQQLESEAAAARAVYQDFLGRYAQTSTAAALQEPEAELISRAEQPLGVSGPPRTQFIAIALLFSGLAGVGVAILLERMQKGVRQGTEIDSVPGLFTLGMIPSFSSSLQELYKSSRPSIYIEAVEAVRTILSFGRNRFRAKTIIITSSGPEEGKTVLALSLAANTGRAGKKALVLDCDTRGPSALEAFQTPAKGKTNNNSLITSLDYNGLSRDVLPGVDVMTMNGWKSTGDQMIAPGVIQAVLSELSPHYDLIILDAPPLLAFPDAAVLSHETDGVVLVVKWGVTTQENLKGAMRQLEAYDARTLGAVLTQVPAGSASGLSGAALQVYRHYGLLAS, encoded by the coding sequence ATGAATGCCGTTCAGCCTACTTCGTTTGACAGGATTTCCGAGCCTCCACCGGATTTATCGCAGGTCTCACCTCTTAAGATATTTGAAATCATACGGGAACGCTGGCTGATCATAAGCCTCGTTGCAACGGTTCTGGCTGTGCCGGCTCTTGCTGTCGTTATGACCCTGCCGGCTTATTATGATGCCTCTTCCTCACTCATGATCGGCACACGTCAGGCGGAGTTCCGGGATCTGCAGGCCACTCAGGGCGCGCTGGATGTCGATGCGGTGGCGATCAATACGGAAGTTGGAATCATCAAGAGCCAGTCCATAGCCAAAGCCGTTGCTGAGCGGCTGAAGCTGGTGGATGATCCATATTTTCGTGCGCAGATGGAAAAAAAATCTCTCAAAACACGAATTTCTGGCTGGATCAGTAAAGTAACCGGAAGCGCTTTGCCGGAGAAACCGCTCACTCCAGCGGAAAAGCTACAGGTTGTAAGAGATCTTCTTGGACGAAATGTCACCATTCTGAATGATGGGCGATCCTATCTCATTATGGTTAATGTCAGAACCGGACGCCCTGACCTCAGCGCCAGCATCGCGAATGCATTTGCCGACGTTTATCTGGACTTCAAGCGTCATATGAAGATTGCCTCAACATGGCGATCCAACTCACTTCTCGATGAACAGATTATTCCTTTGCGGGAACGGCTGCGTAAGGCAGAGCAGGCCGTTGAAAATTATCGCGAGAAAAACGGCCTGATCGCGGCTGAAATCACCCATTCCGGCAGTCCGAATGCGCCGTCTGGTGTGACGGTAACCGATCAGCAGCTTGTGGAAATCAATCGTGCACTCATTGCGGCGCAGGCGGACCTGACAGCTAAGAGAGCCCGGGCGAATCAAATGGCGGGCGACACGGCAAGTACGACAGACGTGCTTTCGTCCCCGATCATCCAGCAGCTTCAGGGGCAGCAAGCGATGCTGAACGCCCGTGTGGCCAGTCTTGCAAGCACGGCGGGAGATGCCAATCCGGAATTGCAGGCAGCGCGTGCCGCAGCAGCGCATGTCAGGGCTCAGATCAGCCAGATCACTTCACAAATCACAACCAGTACGGACAAGGATCTCCGTAGCGCCGAGATGCGCGTCGCGGCTCTGAAGGATGAGGTGGAAAAACTTCAGCAGCACGTCGCGAGAGAAAACGACGCCAATGTCACATTGCAGCAACTTGAGAGTGAAGCTGCTGCTGCCCGCGCGGTCTATCAGGATTTCCTTGGTCGTTATGCCCAGACTTCCACGGCTGCTGCTTTGCAGGAGCCAGAGGCCGAACTGATCAGTCGCGCTGAACAGCCTCTGGGCGTGTCAGGCCCCCCTCGCACCCAGTTTATCGCTATTGCTCTTCTGTTTTCAGGGCTTGCCGGGGTTGGAGTAGCCATATTGCTGGAGCGGATGCAGAAAGGCGTAAGGCAGGGCACAGAGATTGATTCTGTTCCGGGGCTGTTTACGCTCGGCATGATACCTTCCTTTTCCAGCTCTCTTCAGGAACTGTACAAGTCAAGCCGCCCTTCGATTTATATCGAAGCCGTCGAGGCTGTAAGAACCATTCTTTCTTTCGGTCGCAATCGTTTCCGTGCGAAAACGATTATCATCACATCATCAGGACCGGAAGAGGGAAAGACAGTGCTTGCATTGTCTCTGGCCGCCAATACAGGTCGGGCTGGCAAGAAAGCCCTGGTTCTTGACTGTGATACACGTGGTCCTTCCGCGCTGGAAGCCTTTCAGACGCCAGCCAAAGGGAAGACGAATAACAACAGTCTGATCACCAGTCTGGACTATAATGGATTGAGCCGGGATGTTCTGCCCGGGGTGGACGTCATGACGATGAATGGCTGGAAATCTACTGGCGACCAGATGATTGCACCTGGCGTTATCCAGGCTGTGCTGTCGGAACTCAGTCCTCATTACGATCTCATCATTCTGGATGCGCCGCCGCTTCTGGCCTTTCCCGATGCAGCAGTTTTGTCCCATGAAACCGATGGCGTCGTTCTCGTGGTAAAATGGGGCGTAACCACGCAGGAAAATCTGAAAGGTGCGATGCGCCAGCTGGAAGCATACGATGCCCGTACACTTGGTGCTGTGCTCACACAGGTTCCTGCTGGTAGCGCATCCGGCCTGTCCGGGGCGGCTTTGCAGGTTTACCGGCATTATGGACTTTTGGCCTCGTGA
- a CDS encoding sugar transferase yields MSASGSEIRGKASNASDFSSKMTITKNANGIYARNELSRRERVGTQMPENCRASRSIARKIKLLLDVVVASCLLIVVMPVFLLAWVMVSLDGGPVLYGHTRIGRNGVPFRCLKFRSMVPNADAVLQQLLDTDADCANEWNATRKLRHDPRITTIGRFLRRTSLDEIPQLLNVIKGDMSLVGPRPVVEGELQYYGQDLCYYEAVRPGITGLWQVSGRSDTSYVERVNLDSYYVRNWSLALDFSILCRTIPAVMMQKGAR; encoded by the coding sequence ATGAGCGCATCAGGTTCTGAAATCAGAGGAAAGGCATCTAATGCTTCTGATTTTTCAAGTAAAATGACTATTACGAAAAATGCTAATGGCATATATGCACGCAATGAACTTTCACGACGAGAGCGGGTCGGAACACAAATGCCTGAAAATTGTAGGGCTAGTCGCTCTATAGCTCGAAAAATAAAGTTACTGCTTGATGTGGTGGTAGCATCCTGTCTTCTGATAGTTGTAATGCCGGTTTTTCTGCTCGCCTGGGTGATGGTGTCACTGGATGGTGGTCCGGTATTATACGGCCATACAAGAATAGGCAGGAACGGTGTCCCATTCAGATGCCTTAAGTTTCGTTCAATGGTCCCCAATGCGGATGCTGTCCTGCAGCAGCTTCTCGATACGGATGCAGATTGTGCTAATGAATGGAATGCTACCCGCAAACTGAGGCATGACCCTCGCATCACTACAATTGGTCGTTTTCTGCGGCGAACCAGTCTCGATGAGATCCCTCAGCTTCTGAATGTCATAAAAGGGGATATGAGCCTTGTGGGGCCCCGCCCGGTGGTCGAGGGCGAATTGCAGTATTACGGACAGGATTTATGTTACTATGAGGCTGTTCGTCCCGGCATTACAGGTCTGTGGCAAGTCAGTGGTCGAAGCGACACAAGTTACGTCGAGCGCGTTAACCTTGATAGCTATTATGTCCGGAATTGGAGTCTGGCGCTTGATTTCTCCATTCTTTGTCGAACCATACCTGCTGTTATGATGCAGAAAGGGGCACGCTGA
- a CDS encoding outer membrane beta-barrel protein: MNKVFYLLRAAAIVWISLPAAAYAQVVTQYFPGLGSGAGELSEEPAQVKATSSYQPLGYHSGPLTVHLDGDERAGYTTNADQLQHGRKSSIINTRGHIGTVYLLDRNDQVHADISVSDVRYPTRSLQNRTTWTANIGGTKHFGRDELGVAFTHLSLVQMPTESGALLILGPVPYTLDDGRVSYLLTTHGRLSFQPELSVQHYQFGKPQLTGISEFQNQSYRDRVIINENLTARYQMMQNSHLLLLLQGTQIDYQSSYMGFPARSSNGFSILGGYNWNEAGPFQFRVMIGYQRRIFSSALYGSLSSPIAEASLKWSPTRLTTVSATVSHGIEDAAFEGVVGYTTTSARLSVTHAYSRNIVFEAHAGLQKSHYPSSSPALLSTPIGQVANSQSSYGAGAGVHVYLNRHVSLELNYDFFSQSAFLGPLFPTHVVMAGVHFAL; this comes from the coding sequence ATGAATAAAGTGTTTTACCTGCTCCGAGCGGCTGCAATCGTCTGGATATCACTTCCTGCAGCGGCATACGCGCAGGTGGTGACGCAGTATTTTCCAGGATTGGGTTCCGGAGCGGGCGAACTGAGCGAAGAACCTGCCCAGGTGAAGGCTACCAGTTCGTATCAGCCACTAGGCTATCATTCGGGGCCGCTGACGGTTCATCTGGATGGCGATGAGCGCGCAGGATACACTACCAACGCGGACCAGCTTCAGCATGGCCGCAAAAGCTCCATAATCAATACGCGAGGTCATATCGGGACTGTGTATCTACTTGATCGCAATGATCAGGTCCACGCAGATATCAGTGTTTCCGACGTGCGCTATCCGACCCGTTCCCTGCAAAATCGAACAACCTGGACGGCCAATATAGGCGGCACAAAGCACTTCGGTCGGGATGAACTTGGTGTAGCCTTCACCCACCTTTCACTGGTCCAGATGCCTACCGAGTCGGGCGCTCTCCTTATTCTAGGGCCGGTTCCCTACACCCTTGATGATGGACGGGTCAGCTACCTTTTAACGACCCACGGAAGACTGAGCTTCCAACCTGAACTCTCCGTTCAGCATTATCAGTTCGGCAAGCCTCAGCTCACCGGCATCTCGGAGTTTCAGAACCAGAGTTACCGGGACCGCGTTATCATCAACGAGAACCTCACTGCCCGATATCAGATGATGCAGAACAGTCATCTGCTGCTGCTGCTGCAGGGAACCCAGATCGATTATCAGTCCAGCTATATGGGATTCCCTGCCCGCAGCTCGAACGGCTTCTCTATTCTTGGCGGATATAACTGGAATGAGGCCGGGCCGTTCCAGTTCCGTGTCATGATCGGCTACCAGAGACGAATTTTTTCTTCCGCGCTCTACGGTTCACTCAGTTCTCCCATCGCGGAAGCCTCCCTAAAATGGTCCCCGACCCGCCTGACAACCGTGTCAGCTACGGTCAGTCATGGTATTGAGGATGCCGCCTTCGAAGGCGTGGTTGGTTATACCACCACGAGCGCCAGACTGAGCGTCACCCACGCCTATTCACGAAATATTGTGTTCGAGGCACACGCAGGACTCCAAAAATCCCACTACCCGTCCAGTTCCCCGGCCCTTCTCTCGACTCCCATTGGGCAGGTCGCGAACAGCCAGAGCAGTTATGGCGCCGGCGCAGGCGTTCATGTCTACCTCAATCGCCATGTCAGCCTTGAGCTGAATTACGATTTCTTTAGCCAGAGCGCGTTTCTCGGTCCTCTTTTCCCCACACACGTTGTTATGGCAGGCGTACATTTTGCCTTGTAA